One window from the genome of Bacillus tianshenii encodes:
- a CDS encoding helix-turn-helix transcriptional regulator: MKDNNYQPKPLLTKREREVFELLVQDKTTKEIAAELFISEKTVRNHISNVMCSLCKYRF; this comes from the coding sequence TTGAAGGACAATAACTACCAGCCAAAGCCGTTACTCACCAAAAGAGAAAGAGAAGTTTTTGAGTTGCTCGTTCAAGACAAAACAACAAAAGAAATTGCCGCGGAGTTATTTATTAGTGAAAAAACTGTGCGGAATCATATTTCAAATGTGATGTGTAGTCTTTGCAAATATCGTTTTTAA
- a CDS encoding ImmA/IrrE family metallo-endopeptidase — MKLQDYIYTSLEREIMTLYQFFGIVSPSQIDMSQIAQKLNIWLSFIDFEKKSLQAVHSDLYIFLNKNDTSDKQWFGFAKELSHFIHHHKKQLSLPSSAVTLSHTKSKQLAMHFCIPTFMLTKLNLPNHKNKAIHHIADTFNVPISLAKERYEEFEKEIAGSQFFKALNQKVQADPEKERLKAVCKKYNLPLKINHYEQLTTEQKERFVKNLKSWFGLKNKSEGD, encoded by the coding sequence TTGAAATTACAAGATTATATCTACACTTCCCTAGAAAGGGAGATTATGACACTGTATCAGTTTTTCGGAATTGTAAGTCCGTCGCAAATTGATATGTCCCAAATCGCCCAAAAATTAAATATCTGGCTTTCCTTTATAGATTTTGAGAAAAAGTCATTACAAGCAGTACATTCAGATTTGTATATCTTTCTCAATAAGAATGACACAAGTGACAAACAATGGTTTGGCTTTGCCAAGGAATTAAGCCATTTCATTCATCATCACAAAAAGCAGCTGTCCCTTCCTTCTTCCGCAGTTACACTCTCTCATACGAAATCAAAGCAATTGGCTATGCACTTCTGTATCCCGACTTTCATGCTGACAAAATTAAATCTTCCAAATCATAAAAACAAAGCCATTCACCATATCGCTGACACATTCAATGTCCCAATTTCATTGGCAAAAGAACGCTATGAAGAGTTTGAAAAAGAAATCGCAGGCTCCCAATTCTTTAAAGCTCTGAATCAGAAAGTTCAAGCGGATCCAGAGAAAGAACGCCTAAAAGCTGTATGTAAAAAATATAACCTCCCATTAAAGATTAATCATTATGAACAGTTAACAACTGAACAAAAAGAGAGATTTGTCAAAAACTTAAAAAGTTGGTTTGGACTTAAGAATAAAAGTGAAGGTGACTAG
- the rph gene encoding ribonuclease PH, with translation MRNDGRQADQLRNIHIENNYLKHPEGSVLISVGETKVICTASIEERVPPFLRGQGKGWITAEYSMLPRATQQRNIRESSKGKVSGRTMEIQRLIGRALRSVIDLDSIGERTVWVDCDVIQADGGTRTASITGAFVAVAVAVGKLVEKHKLEKFPIKDFLAATSVGVLAEQGAVLDLCYEEDSKADVDMNIVMTGAGEFVELQGTGEEATFSAQQLNEMLTLANKGVSELIDVQKEIIGDELTEKILNA, from the coding sequence GTGAGAAATGACGGACGACAAGCCGATCAACTGAGAAATATACATATTGAAAATAATTATTTAAAGCATCCAGAAGGGTCTGTGCTCATTTCGGTTGGTGAAACGAAAGTGATTTGCACAGCAAGCATTGAAGAACGTGTGCCGCCTTTTTTGCGTGGGCAAGGAAAAGGCTGGATTACCGCTGAATACTCGATGCTTCCGCGTGCGACACAGCAGCGCAACATTCGCGAGTCAAGCAAAGGAAAGGTGTCAGGCCGAACAATGGAAATTCAGCGTCTGATCGGGCGTGCGCTTCGTTCTGTTATTGACCTTGACAGCATTGGCGAGCGGACGGTTTGGGTTGATTGTGACGTCATTCAAGCGGACGGCGGAACGAGAACGGCTTCCATTACAGGGGCATTTGTTGCGGTCGCGGTTGCAGTCGGCAAGCTTGTTGAGAAGCATAAGCTTGAAAAGTTTCCGATCAAAGACTTTCTAGCGGCAACTTCTGTCGGCGTGCTTGCAGAACAAGGCGCCGTGCTTGATTTGTGCTATGAGGAAGATTCGAAGGCAGATGTTGATATGAACATTGTTATGACAGGTGCCGGTGAATTTGTGGAGCTTCAGGGCACGGGGGAAGAAGCAACATTTTCAGCACAGCAGCTGAATGAGATGCTTACACTTGCGAATAAAGGGGTAAGTGAATTAATTGATGTACAAAAAGAAATCATCGGAGACGAGCTGACAGAGAAAATTTTAAATGCGTAA
- a CDS encoding metallophosphoesterase yields the protein MKVLIVSDNHGDADILKVIHERHEEEVDAFIHCGDSELAQDCAEMAPFTGVRGNCDYDDSYPNDVTVPIADVNCYVTHGHLYNVKMSLMNLQYRAEEVGAKIVCYGHSHIAGAEYTNGVLFINPGSIRLPRLRREKTYAILDVKHNEAVVSFYTDAGEEVKELSVTTTL from the coding sequence ATGAAAGTGCTGATTGTCAGTGATAATCACGGCGATGCGGACATTTTAAAGGTAATCCACGAGCGTCATGAGGAAGAGGTGGATGCCTTCATTCATTGCGGTGATTCCGAGCTTGCGCAAGATTGTGCAGAGATGGCGCCGTTTACAGGTGTAAGGGGAAATTGCGACTACGACGACAGCTACCCGAATGATGTCACTGTACCAATCGCGGATGTGAACTGTTACGTCACGCACGGCCACCTCTACAATGTGAAAATGTCGTTAATGAACTTACAATACCGTGCTGAAGAAGTCGGCGCGAAGATTGTTTGCTACGGCCATTCCCATATTGCAGGAGCTGAATATACAAATGGCGTATTATTCATTAATCCAGGCAGCATCCGCTTACCGCGCCTGCGCAGAGAGAAAACATACGCCATCTTAGATGTCAAGCACAACGAAGCAGTTGTGTCATTCTATACAGATGCAGGAGAAGAAGTGAAAGAACTAAGCGTAACGACTACGTTATAA
- a CDS encoding GerMN domain-containing protein, with the protein MPTLKISRAGVIGAAFVLLLSGCGMFQGERAAKEVEPSQDVTYVSEEKLKEQPEEQKSEEQAESASRELYFIDQNGYVVPQSLALPKTKEVAKQSLEYLVQEGPVTELLPNGFKAVLPPGTQILGVNIPEEGTVVADFSQEFANYAPEDEMKILQSITWTLTQFDNIDRVKIRINGHEQPFMPVNGTPINEGMSRANGINFDDGDVVDVQNSKAMTLYFLAQNDEDMYYVPVTRRVEAKASEDIVATTVQELIEGPARDSKLLSEFHPDMTLVNEPKREDGVVTLNFNEALLGSLQGTAVSEHLLNSLVLSLTEQPDVEKVALQVNGESVLYNEEGNEIAEPVSRPQSVNTGSF; encoded by the coding sequence ATGCCGACTTTGAAAATTTCTCGTGCAGGCGTCATTGGCGCGGCGTTCGTGCTTTTATTATCGGGGTGTGGAATGTTTCAAGGAGAGCGAGCTGCGAAGGAAGTGGAGCCTTCACAAGATGTAACATATGTAAGCGAGGAGAAGCTGAAAGAACAGCCTGAAGAGCAGAAGAGTGAGGAGCAGGCTGAATCAGCGAGCCGCGAGCTTTACTTTATTGATCAAAATGGATATGTGGTGCCGCAGTCGTTAGCGCTTCCGAAGACGAAGGAAGTGGCGAAGCAGTCACTGGAATACCTTGTACAGGAAGGACCTGTAACGGAATTGCTGCCAAATGGCTTTAAAGCTGTACTTCCGCCGGGGACGCAGATTTTAGGTGTGAACATTCCAGAGGAAGGCACGGTCGTTGCAGACTTTTCACAAGAGTTTGCGAACTATGCGCCAGAGGATGAGATGAAGATTCTGCAATCTATTACGTGGACATTGACGCAGTTTGATAACATTGATCGCGTGAAAATTCGCATCAATGGGCATGAACAGCCGTTTATGCCGGTGAATGGCACGCCGATTAATGAAGGAATGAGCCGTGCGAATGGCATAAACTTTGATGATGGTGATGTGGTGGACGTACAGAATAGTAAAGCGATGACGCTTTACTTTCTTGCACAAAACGATGAGGATATGTATTACGTGCCTGTAACAAGACGTGTGGAAGCGAAAGCGTCAGAAGATATCGTCGCAACGACGGTCCAGGAGTTGATTGAAGGTCCTGCCCGTGATTCGAAATTGCTCAGTGAATTCCACCCTGATATGACGTTGGTGAATGAGCCGAAGCGTGAAGATGGGGTCGTGACGTTGAACTTTAATGAAGCATTGCTTGGTAGTCTGCAGGGGACAGCTGTTTCTGAGCATTTGCTAAATTCATTGGTGTTATCACTGACCGAACAGCCTGATGTTGAAAAGGTAGCGCTGCAGGTGAATGGGGAGTCTGTCCTTTATAATGAAGAAGGAAATGAAATAGCAGAACCTGTCTCACGTCCGCAAAGCGTCAATACAGGTAGTTTTTAG
- a CDS encoding XTP/dITP diphosphatase, translated as MKSVIIATKNKGKVREFQYLIGKFGIKVTSLLDYSDIPDVVEDGDTFAANARKKAETIAERFQTPVISDDSGLIVDAIDGRPGVYSARYAGEDKDDAANLAKVLEEMSAVPDEKRTARFFCALAVAVPGKETVIVEGTCEGKITTAPQGENGFGYDPIFYVEDKQRTMAQLTKEEKNEISHRANALKKLSVMLENDEILFKGEDS; from the coding sequence ATGAAATCAGTCATTATCGCAACGAAAAATAAAGGCAAAGTGCGAGAGTTTCAATATCTCATTGGAAAGTTCGGTATCAAAGTTACATCCTTGCTCGATTACAGCGATATTCCTGATGTTGTCGAAGACGGCGACACATTTGCTGCTAATGCACGCAAGAAGGCGGAAACAATTGCGGAGCGTTTTCAAACACCTGTCATTTCAGATGATTCCGGCTTGATTGTAGATGCAATCGACGGTCGCCCAGGTGTCTATTCAGCCCGCTATGCAGGTGAGGACAAGGATGACGCGGCGAACTTAGCGAAGGTGCTTGAAGAAATGAGCGCAGTGCCTGATGAGAAGCGCACTGCTCGTTTTTTCTGCGCGTTAGCTGTGGCGGTACCGGGGAAAGAAACAGTCATTGTCGAAGGAACATGTGAAGGGAAAATCACGACCGCACCGCAGGGTGAGAACGGCTTCGGCTATGACCCGATCTTTTATGTAGAAGATAAACAGCGCACAATGGCACAGCTGACAAAAGAAGAGAAGAATGAAATTAGTCACCGTGCGAATGCGTTAAAGAAGCTGAGTGTTATGCTGGAGAACGATGAGATCCTTTTTAAGGGAGAGGATTCTTAA
- a CDS encoding DUF1664 domain-containing protein, whose translation MEEMFKLVLEKLDHLNDSMDEMKEQMVSMDKRMTAIETRMDSMESCMNSMESRMDSLENRITYIEENMATKDDIAQLDAKLNAVSKQIAENTESKAVISDLHTKVNGLTTDVTLLKRVVANQ comes from the coding sequence ATGGAAGAGATGTTCAAACTCGTTTTAGAGAAGCTCGATCACCTAAACGACAGCATGGACGAGATGAAAGAACAGATGGTCTCGATGGACAAGCGAATGACTGCAATTGAAACTCGTATGGATTCAATGGAATCTTGTATGAATTCAATGGAATCTCGTATGGATTCACTAGAAAACCGCATCACATATATTGAAGAAAACATGGCTACAAAAGACGATATCGCCCAGCTTGACGCAAAATTGAATGCCGTTTCTAAGCAAATTGCCGAAAATACAGAAAGCAAAGCTGTCATAAGCGACCTCCACACAAAAGTTAATGGCTTAACAACAGACGTCACATTATTAAAACGTGTCGTTGCAAATCAATAA
- the ilvE gene encoding branched-chain-amino-acid transaminase: MSEQWIYLDGEFVKKEDAKISVYDHGFLYGDGVFEGIRVYGGNIFRLKDHVDRLYNSAKSIMLNIPYTKEELTDIMVETVAKNELKDAYIRLVISRGVGDLGLDPYKCKRPSVVVICEPLSIFPKHLYDTGLEIVTVASRRNRPDVLSPMVKSLNYLNNVLVKIEAHLANVSEALMLNDQGYVAEGSADNIFIIKDNKILTPPGHVGALEGVTRNVIIELAKEHGYEVVETPFTRHEVYIADEVFLTGTAAEVIAVVKVDGRQVGDGKPGEHTQTLLKAFRERVLSDGVQVYKNAKMSS, encoded by the coding sequence ATGAGCGAACAATGGATTTATCTCGATGGCGAATTTGTAAAGAAAGAAGACGCGAAAATTTCCGTCTACGACCATGGTTTTCTATATGGAGATGGTGTTTTCGAAGGGATTCGAGTATACGGCGGGAATATTTTTCGCCTGAAAGACCATGTTGACCGTTTATATAACTCAGCAAAGTCAATTATGCTGAATATTCCCTATACAAAAGAGGAATTAACGGATATCATGGTAGAAACAGTCGCAAAGAATGAACTAAAAGATGCATACATTCGCCTCGTTATTTCAAGAGGTGTCGGCGATTTAGGTCTTGATCCTTATAAGTGTAAACGACCTTCCGTCGTCGTAATCTGTGAGCCGCTTTCGATTTTTCCGAAGCACTTGTATGACACAGGTCTTGAAATTGTCACAGTGGCAAGCCGCCGCAACCGACCAGACGTATTAAGTCCAATGGTTAAGTCATTAAACTATTTGAACAATGTCCTCGTTAAGATTGAGGCACATCTTGCAAATGTAAGTGAAGCATTAATGCTGAATGACCAAGGTTATGTGGCAGAAGGTTCCGCAGATAACATCTTTATCATTAAAGACAACAAAATTCTTACACCACCTGGTCACGTAGGGGCCCTTGAAGGTGTAACGAGAAATGTTATTATCGAATTAGCGAAGGAACATGGCTATGAAGTCGTTGAAACACCATTTACACGACACGAAGTCTACATTGCAGATGAAGTGTTCTTAACAGGAACGGCAGCAGAAGTAATTGCCGTCGTCAAAGTAGATGGTCGCCAAGTTGGAGACGGTAAGCCAGGTGAACATACACAAACATTATTAAAAGCATTCCGTGAGCGAGTCTTATCAGACGGAGTTCAAGTATATAAAAATGCAAAAATGAGTTCATAA
- a CDS encoding recombinase family protein: MTYAVYVRVSTDRDEQVSSVENQIDICRNWLERSGFTWDDEAVYKDEGITGTLLVQRPAIQLILQKAKKKEIEMIVFKSISRLARDLKDSLEIREVLTGHGVRIISIEEGYDSHKAGKNDMAFELWSLFSAQYSRTLSSGITAALAAKVRRGEHIGKVPYGYDRIEQKLVINESEAEVVRQIYQWYTFDKFGYKAITHKLNERGIPSKQKGKWQLTTIQRILKNPLYYGTFILNKYGSVKVAGRKKQVQNPPEKWLIFENHHPAIISKELFEQANDKENIRTRKKVSAWNEFRGLLKCGSCGANIVILQSGRKQRNGRRAWNYLKCSAYRRGGTHACVNHAPIQYDDFRSFIIERIIEKANHVALQLENESEQEREGQLSALRKKADALQAKKNDALDLYLDKIISKDEFEAKRTELEEEIQGLGEQITMLGQTATTDASVKDVREAFVQLNGSDLYSVFQTLIKAIVIYPDGTVDIHYEFERN, from the coding sequence ATGACCTATGCTGTATATGTGAGGGTGTCGACGGACCGAGATGAGCAGGTGTCTTCAGTTGAAAACCAGATTGATATATGCCGCAATTGGCTGGAGCGCAGTGGATTTACGTGGGATGATGAGGCTGTTTATAAGGATGAAGGGATCACCGGAACATTGCTTGTGCAGCGACCGGCAATCCAGTTGATTCTACAAAAGGCGAAGAAGAAAGAGATTGAGATGATCGTGTTCAAGTCGATTTCCAGGCTGGCGCGTGATCTGAAGGATTCACTGGAGATTCGCGAGGTGCTTACGGGGCATGGCGTGCGGATTATTTCGATTGAGGAAGGCTATGATTCACATAAGGCTGGGAAAAATGATATGGCGTTCGAGCTCTGGTCTTTGTTCTCTGCGCAGTACAGCCGCACCTTATCAAGCGGCATAACGGCTGCACTTGCGGCGAAAGTGAGGCGCGGCGAGCATATCGGAAAGGTTCCTTACGGCTATGACCGTATCGAACAGAAGCTTGTCATTAACGAATCAGAAGCCGAAGTCGTCAGGCAGATCTATCAGTGGTACACATTCGATAAGTTCGGCTACAAGGCAATTACGCATAAGCTGAATGAGCGTGGCATCCCGTCTAAGCAAAAAGGAAAATGGCAGCTTACGACGATCCAGCGCATATTGAAAAACCCGCTCTACTATGGGACGTTTATTTTAAATAAATATGGCTCTGTGAAGGTGGCAGGGCGCAAGAAGCAGGTGCAGAACCCGCCTGAGAAGTGGCTGATTTTCGAAAATCACCACCCAGCGATTATTTCAAAAGAGCTGTTTGAGCAAGCGAACGATAAAGAGAACATCCGCACTCGAAAGAAAGTGTCCGCCTGGAATGAGTTTCGCGGATTGCTAAAGTGCGGTAGCTGTGGCGCGAATATTGTGATTCTCCAGTCAGGGAGAAAGCAACGAAACGGCCGGCGTGCATGGAATTACTTAAAATGCAGTGCATACCGCAGAGGAGGAACGCATGCGTGCGTTAACCACGCCCCGATTCAGTACGACGATTTTCGCTCCTTTATCATTGAACGGATCATTGAAAAAGCAAATCATGTCGCACTTCAGCTTGAAAATGAAAGCGAGCAAGAGCGTGAAGGCCAGCTGAGTGCGTTGCGGAAGAAAGCTGACGCACTGCAAGCGAAGAAAAACGATGCACTCGATTTGTACCTCGATAAAATCATTTCAAAGGATGAATTCGAAGCAAAGCGCACGGAGCTGGAAGAAGAGATACAAGGGCTTGGTGAGCAAATCACTATGCTCGGGCAGACAGCAACCACTGATGCGAGTGTGAAAGATGTGAGGGAAGCTTTTGTGCAACTGAACGGGAGTGATTTGTACAGCGTTTTTCAAACACTAATCAAAGCCATTGTCATCTACCCAGATGGAACGGTTGACATTCATTACGAGTTTGAAAGAAACTGA
- the racE gene encoding glutamate racemase yields the protein MNRPIGVIDSGVGGLTVAKEIMRQLPKEEIIYLGDTMRCPYGPRPRQEVKAYTWQMVNYLMKHHIKMLVIACNTATALVLKEIRDKLSIPVIGVIHPGARAALKITKNNHVGVIGTENTIKSGSYKQALQSINSQAEVEMLACPKFVPIVESGEFEGLEAYEIVKESLQPLRDTKIDTLILGCTHYPILEPLIQEVVGADVSIICSGDETAREVSTILDHSGLLVTDDVTPNHLFLTTGSKEMFQKIASKWFEQNVENVHAIEL from the coding sequence TTGAATAGACCAATAGGCGTAATTGATTCGGGAGTCGGCGGATTGACAGTTGCAAAGGAAATCATGCGTCAGCTTCCGAAAGAGGAAATTATCTATCTTGGCGACACGATGCGCTGTCCATATGGCCCGCGCCCTCGTCAGGAAGTGAAAGCTTATACGTGGCAGATGGTGAATTATTTGATGAAGCATCATATTAAGATGCTTGTGATTGCGTGCAACACCGCCACAGCACTCGTGCTGAAAGAAATTCGCGACAAGCTGAGCATTCCGGTGATCGGCGTTATCCACCCTGGAGCTCGTGCGGCGTTGAAAATAACGAAAAATAACCATGTTGGTGTAATCGGCACAGAAAATACGATCAAAAGTGGCAGCTATAAGCAGGCGCTGCAAAGTATTAATAGTCAGGCGGAAGTGGAGATGCTTGCCTGTCCAAAATTCGTGCCGATTGTTGAGAGCGGTGAGTTTGAAGGCTTGGAAGCTTACGAGATTGTAAAGGAATCCTTACAGCCATTGCGAGATACAAAGATTGATACATTAATTCTCGGCTGTACGCATTATCCGATTCTAGAACCGCTTATCCAAGAAGTGGTCGGTGCAGATGTGTCGATTATTTGCTCCGGCGATGAAACGGCACGTGAAGTCAGTACCATCCTCGACCATAGCGGCCTGCTTGTTACAGATGACGTCACACCGAACCACCTCTTTCTCACAACAGGCTCAAAAGAAATGTTCCAAAAAATCGCATCTAAGTGGTTTGAACAAAATGTTGAAAACGTCCATGCAATTGAGCTGTAG
- a CDS encoding phospholipase D family protein, which produces MNLINNKIDKRKTFLFIVLVFSLFTSVYGLIKPLPNDISVNGPYHRVSDVEFLYDLTYEKNGDLVQEQEIFERVFRLIDEAEQYIVVDMFLFNDEYERKTEGEGRYPEISEQLTKKLIAKKKASPEMEITFITDPINTFYSSYESQFVQKLEDNGINVIYTNLSALRDSNPLYSGFWRAYLQWMDPWGNGYLPNPFSPDSPDVSLVSYLKLVNFKANHRKVVLTEKQALVTSANPHDASGRHSNIAFVVEGNLLADIYQSEKAVSDFSDGSLETKSFAKQPETGAIKAKLITEGAIRDEILASLDRMKAGDEVFVGAFYLSDRKVIKKLVEAAERDVLIKLVLDPNKDAFGRTKNGIPTRPVASELIAKGAGNIAVRWYNTHGEQFHTKMMLFKGEEETEIIGGSANYTKRNIGDFNLETDVKLVVPTGHRLEKDVSSYFERIWTNEGGSYTADYAAYEDNSIWKKVIYRVQEYTGWSTF; this is translated from the coding sequence GTGAACCTTATAAATAATAAAATTGATAAACGTAAAACATTTCTTTTCATCGTATTGGTTTTCTCTTTGTTTACCTCAGTCTACGGGTTAATAAAACCACTTCCAAATGATATTTCTGTGAACGGGCCTTATCATCGCGTTTCTGATGTGGAATTTTTATATGACCTCACTTATGAAAAGAACGGGGATTTGGTGCAGGAGCAGGAGATCTTTGAGCGTGTGTTCCGATTAATTGATGAAGCGGAGCAGTATATTGTCGTTGATATGTTTCTGTTTAATGATGAATATGAGCGTAAGACGGAGGGGGAGGGGCGCTATCCTGAAATCTCAGAACAGCTGACGAAAAAACTGATTGCGAAGAAGAAAGCATCACCAGAGATGGAGATCACGTTTATAACGGACCCAATTAATACATTTTATTCCTCTTATGAATCACAGTTTGTTCAGAAGCTTGAAGATAACGGGATTAATGTGATTTATACAAATTTAAGTGCACTGCGTGATTCGAATCCCCTGTATTCGGGGTTTTGGCGTGCCTATTTGCAATGGATGGACCCGTGGGGGAACGGCTATTTGCCAAATCCATTTAGTCCTGATTCGCCAGATGTCTCGTTGGTTTCCTATTTGAAACTCGTAAACTTTAAAGCTAATCACCGTAAAGTTGTGCTTACAGAGAAGCAAGCGCTCGTTACGTCGGCAAATCCGCATGATGCGAGTGGCCGTCATTCCAATATTGCGTTTGTTGTGGAAGGCAATCTTTTAGCTGACATCTATCAATCTGAAAAAGCGGTGTCAGATTTCTCAGACGGTTCACTAGAAACAAAATCATTTGCCAAACAACCGGAAACAGGTGCCATCAAAGCGAAATTAATCACTGAGGGAGCGATCCGTGATGAAATACTCGCTTCGTTGGACCGGATGAAAGCGGGCGACGAAGTGTTTGTGGGGGCCTTCTACTTATCTGACCGAAAAGTGATCAAAAAACTCGTTGAAGCAGCTGAACGAGACGTGCTCATAAAGCTTGTGCTTGACCCCAATAAGGATGCATTCGGGCGAACGAAAAATGGTATTCCGACAAGGCCTGTCGCAAGTGAATTAATCGCAAAAGGGGCCGGCAATATTGCTGTGCGCTGGTACAACACACATGGTGAGCAGTTCCATACGAAAATGATGCTTTTTAAAGGGGAAGAAGAAACGGAAATTATCGGTGGATCAGCTAATTATACGAAGCGAAACATTGGTGATTTTAACTTGGAGACAGATGTGAAGCTTGTTGTGCCAACAGGTCATCGCTTGGAGAAAGACGTTTCCAGTTATTTTGAGCGCATTTGGACGAATGAAGGTGGAAGCTACACAGCTGATTATGCAGCGTATGAAGATAATTCAATTTGGAAAAAAGTGATTTATCGAGTTCAAGAGTATACAGGATGGTCAACATTTTAA
- a CDS encoding GGDEF domain-containing protein: protein MKYTGRIVTFLMVLSINTTYILYYFARDGAVSPIEIIGLPMMLALAWWFGNQYDKAKYYSEKDTLTGIYNRRFLEACFPKIKAMTKRNGQKFAVLVIDINDFKMINDRLGHKEGDRVLKTVAQELVKSVRDADIVARWGGDEFVILSPDLKMRENIELIVQRIHYNLSAADLDVTVSIGTALYPDDGESFEDLLKVADHHMYAMKFQSKQPEYIPSPSN from the coding sequence ATGAAGTACACCGGCAGAATCGTTACATTTCTTATGGTGCTATCGATTAATACAACATATATCTTGTATTACTTTGCTCGAGATGGTGCGGTCAGCCCAATCGAAATCATTGGTCTCCCAATGATGTTAGCGCTCGCATGGTGGTTCGGGAACCAGTATGACAAGGCAAAGTATTATTCCGAGAAGGATACTCTAACAGGAATTTACAATCGACGTTTCTTGGAGGCTTGTTTTCCGAAGATTAAAGCTATGACAAAGCGAAATGGCCAAAAATTTGCCGTTCTCGTCATCGATATTAATGATTTCAAAATGATTAATGATCGTCTCGGCCATAAAGAAGGGGACCGTGTACTGAAAACTGTTGCTCAAGAATTAGTGAAAAGTGTACGAGATGCCGATATTGTAGCACGGTGGGGCGGAGATGAATTTGTCATCCTTTCCCCTGATCTGAAAATGAGAGAAAACATTGAGCTCATTGTCCAGCGAATCCATTACAACCTCTCTGCAGCAGACCTCGATGTAACCGTTTCCATTGGAACAGCCCTTTACCCGGATGATGGCGAAAGCTTTGAAGATTTATTAAAGGTCGCTGATCATCATATGTACGCGATGAAATTCCAAAGCAAACAACCCGAATACATCCCCTCTCCTTCTAACTAA